From a region of the Fischerella sp. JS2 genome:
- a CDS encoding murein hydrolase activator EnvC family protein, which produces MRALFLEKKRIYDFICLAFCGILCILLGLPTNASLTTSDAITNLQQQQQQINQQHQSVKQERNRLTNLQQAAQERLNGLQQNLKTTDTQIQDSELRLKLATQRLQQLQADLAAKEVTYQQRQAATISRLRFLQRSPVTQGWAVLLQSQNLSDFMSQRRYLKLVYQADQQILVKLTTQANEINNQKIAVEQQKNEIALMRQQLLAQKADYQTQADLQQELIGRLNSDRLALEAAQTQLEKDSQAITTLIQQKIAEAEARTKTNSRNSVIIRGTGMFAYPTDAPTSSPFGWRVHPILGYRRFHAGQDFAASYGSTIRAADSGTVIFAGWYGGYGKAVIIDHGNGLTTLYGHTSELYVSEGQTVKRGQAIAAVGSTGLSTGPHLHFEVRKNGTPVDPMNYL; this is translated from the coding sequence ATGAGAGCGCTATTTCTAGAAAAAAAGAGAATTTATGATTTTATTTGTCTTGCATTTTGTGGAATTTTATGCATCTTACTAGGATTGCCAACTAACGCATCACTAACGACATCTGATGCAATTACAAATTTGCAGCAGCAGCAACAGCAAATCAACCAACAGCATCAAAGTGTCAAACAAGAACGCAATCGCTTAACTAATTTACAACAAGCAGCCCAAGAACGGCTGAACGGCTTACAGCAAAACCTGAAAACTACTGACACGCAAATTCAAGATAGTGAATTACGTCTCAAGCTAGCAACACAACGCTTGCAGCAGCTACAAGCAGATTTAGCAGCCAAAGAAGTTACTTATCAACAACGACAAGCAGCAACGATTTCCCGACTACGCTTTCTCCAACGTTCGCCAGTAACTCAAGGGTGGGCAGTTTTGCTGCAAAGTCAAAATCTCAGCGACTTTATGAGTCAGCGTCGTTATCTAAAGTTAGTTTATCAGGCAGACCAGCAAATTTTAGTTAAGCTGACAACCCAAGCCAACGAGATCAATAACCAAAAAATAGCAGTAGAACAGCAAAAAAACGAAATAGCACTGATGAGACAGCAATTACTTGCCCAAAAAGCAGATTATCAAACCCAAGCAGACTTACAGCAGGAATTAATTGGGCGTCTCAATAGCGATCGCTTGGCATTAGAAGCAGCACAAACCCAGTTAGAGAAAGACTCCCAGGCAATTACAACTTTAATTCAACAAAAGATAGCAGAGGCGGAAGCAAGAACTAAGACAAACAGCCGCAACAGTGTCATCATTCGTGGTACAGGTATGTTTGCATATCCTACCGATGCACCTACCAGTAGTCCCTTTGGTTGGCGAGTACATCCTATTCTCGGTTATCGCCGCTTTCATGCGGGTCAAGATTTTGCTGCCAGCTACGGCAGTACAATTAGAGCCGCCGACTCAGGTACAGTCATTTTTGCAGGTTGGTACGGTGGTTATGGTAAAGCTGTAATTATTGACCACGGCAACGGTCTAACTACACTTTACGGACATACTAGTGAATTATATGTTTCCGAAGGGCAAACAGTAAAACGCGGACAAGCGATCGCTGCTGTTGGTTCCACAGGTTTATCTACAGGCCCCCACCTGCACTTTGAAGTTCGCAAAAATGGTACACCCGTAGACCCGATGAATTATCTTTAA
- the trmFO gene encoding FADH(2)-oxidizing methylenetetrahydrofolate--tRNA-(uracil(54)-C(5))-methyltransferase TrmFO — MEKQPITVIGGGLAGTEAAWQIAQAGVPVILYEMRPQRFSPAHHTEHLAELVCSNSFGAMASDRAAGLLHEELRQLKSIVIGKADEHQVPAGGALAVDRGQFSQDLTQTLSQHPLIKLRREEIRAIPEGIVVLATGPLTSPDLAEDLRRFTGMEYLSFFDAASPIVVGETINHDIAFLASRYDKGEAAYLNCPMNKEQYLQFWQELRNAEQTELKDFEQETAKFFEACLPIEELARRGEDTMRYGPLKPVGLSDSRTGERSYAVVQLRQEDKAGQLWNMVGFQTNLRWGEQKRVFRMIPGLENAEFVRLGVMHRNTFINAPQLMLSTLQFKNRPTLLGAGQLIGTEGYTAAAADGWLAGTNAARIALGKEPLTLPSTTMMGALFEFISSASPKHFQPMPPNFGILPELGEKIKNKQERYGRYRDRALADLKRFIDHKLVVSG, encoded by the coding sequence ATGGAAAAGCAACCGATCACAGTTATAGGAGGTGGACTCGCTGGAACAGAAGCAGCTTGGCAAATTGCCCAGGCGGGAGTACCAGTAATTCTCTATGAAATGCGCCCCCAACGCTTCAGTCCTGCTCACCACACAGAACACTTAGCGGAATTAGTTTGTAGCAATTCCTTTGGAGCAATGGCAAGCGATCGCGCTGCTGGTTTATTACACGAAGAACTGCGCCAATTAAAATCGATTGTTATTGGCAAAGCTGATGAACACCAAGTTCCTGCCGGGGGAGCGCTAGCAGTTGATCGGGGGCAATTTAGCCAAGATTTGACACAAACCCTCTCTCAACATCCTTTGATTAAATTGCGTCGAGAAGAAATACGTGCTATACCGGAAGGTATTGTTGTTTTAGCGACAGGCCCTTTAACCAGCCCTGACTTAGCTGAAGATTTACGCCGCTTCACGGGGATGGAATATCTCAGCTTTTTTGATGCTGCCAGTCCAATTGTTGTGGGTGAAACAATCAACCATGACATTGCTTTTCTCGCCTCTCGCTACGACAAAGGCGAAGCCGCTTATCTCAACTGTCCGATGAACAAAGAGCAGTATCTTCAGTTTTGGCAAGAACTGCGTAACGCCGAACAAACAGAATTAAAGGACTTTGAGCAAGAAACAGCGAAATTTTTTGAAGCTTGTCTACCCATAGAAGAACTCGCACGGCGAGGAGAAGATACAATGCGCTACGGGCCTTTAAAGCCAGTAGGATTGTCAGATAGTCGCACAGGTGAAAGATCCTATGCTGTAGTGCAGCTACGACAAGAAGACAAAGCCGGGCAACTTTGGAATATGGTAGGATTCCAAACTAACTTGCGCTGGGGTGAACAAAAGCGCGTATTCCGCATGATTCCCGGCTTAGAAAATGCTGAGTTTGTACGGCTGGGGGTGATGCACCGTAACACCTTTATTAATGCTCCCCAGCTGATGCTATCCACCTTACAATTCAAAAATCGTCCCACATTGTTAGGCGCTGGGCAGTTAATTGGTACTGAAGGCTACACTGCTGCTGCTGCTGATGGATGGTTAGCTGGTACAAACGCCGCACGCATCGCTTTAGGGAAAGAACCGTTAACCCTACCATCAACAACAATGATGGGAGCGCTGTTTGAATTTATTAGTTCGGCTTCACCCAAGCATTTTCAACCCATGCCACCCAACTTTGGGATTTTGCCAGAATTAGGAGAGAAAATCAAAAATAAACAAGAGCGCTACGGACGTTATCGCGATCGCGCTTTAGCTGACCTCAAAAGGTTTATTGATCATAAGTTAGTGGTTAGTGGTTAG
- a CDS encoding His/Gly/Thr/Pro-type tRNA ligase C-terminal domain-containing protein, whose amino-acid sequence MASVSEKSANWAEVIFRRLKQIGARVELHVSDRTIAKKIRELSARKIPLIAVVGEKEVMNQSLNLRRLGISGQQEIQLAELEVEFCSLHTEPKFQLCQH is encoded by the coding sequence GTGGCTTCAGTTTCTGAAAAATCTGCGAATTGGGCAGAAGTGATTTTTAGAAGGTTGAAACAGATCGGGGCAAGAGTAGAATTGCATGTGAGCGATCGCACGATTGCCAAAAAGATTCGAGAACTATCTGCGCGTAAGATTCCACTGATTGCAGTTGTTGGCGAAAAAGAAGTAATGAATCAATCTCTCAACTTGCGTCGTTTGGGAATTTCTGGACAGCAAGAGATTCAGCTTGCTGAGTTAGAAGTTGAATTTTGTTCGCTACACACTGAACCAAAATTCCAGCTATGCCAGCATTAG
- a CDS encoding glutathione S-transferase family protein, whose amino-acid sequence MLKFYYNPRSPMTRRVWRTLLEKEIYFEPILMKLDGDQLQPEYLELNPFHHVPVIVDDNFRVLESLVILDYLEAKYPQPALLPKEPELLATVKMVQMVSTNELLPKMITLMFENEDSPKFIQTKQHLNTVLKFLMTTLGNNSFFGGEQLTLADIVVGTDISLLPKLGINFSNYPNLNDWFERLMQRPAWQKTELSQEEFEQFKRVFVKLKQREMSRVNRLQ is encoded by the coding sequence ATGCTCAAGTTTTACTATAATCCGCGGTCGCCAATGACTCGTCGTGTATGGCGGACTCTACTGGAAAAAGAAATTTATTTTGAGCCGATTTTAATGAAATTAGATGGTGATCAATTACAACCAGAATATTTAGAACTCAACCCCTTTCATCACGTTCCAGTCATAGTTGATGATAATTTTCGAGTGTTAGAATCGCTGGTGATTTTAGATTATTTAGAAGCAAAATATCCTCAACCTGCACTGTTACCAAAAGAACCTGAACTATTAGCAACTGTAAAAATGGTGCAAATGGTGTCTACAAATGAACTATTGCCAAAAATGATTACTTTGATGTTTGAAAATGAAGACTCACCAAAATTTATCCAAACAAAACAACATCTAAATACAGTATTAAAATTTTTGATGACAACTTTAGGTAATAACTCTTTCTTTGGTGGGGAACAGTTAACCTTGGCAGATATTGTCGTTGGTACAGATATATCTTTATTACCTAAATTAGGTATCAATTTTAGTAATTATCCTAATTTAAATGATTGGTTCGAGCGCTTAATGCAACGTCCAGCATGGCAAAAGACAGAACTCAGCCAAGAAGAATTTGAGCAATTTAAGCGGGTTTTTGTGAAATTAAAGCAACGTGAAATGAGCCGAGTAAATCGTTTACAGTAG